A DNA window from Sediminitomix flava contains the following coding sequences:
- a CDS encoding sensor histidine kinase, whose product MTDTLIELEESAHHSTYRRFMRLLNKRPIIYHITFWSLYFLFNVLRWGAYFNDYSYSFQSNLIGFPINIFECYFHSYFLLTFFVFRKKYFSYFVTLFGMLFVMMILRVELNYYLVTPIVFPEAYKPIEKYSFIHSTVVMLGDIYVIGFTTAIKLVIDWAKNQKLTKELEKKTLETELDFLRSQVQPHFFFNTLNNLYALVLRKSDRAPEVILKLSDLMSYILYDINKTKKSSLLKELSYIQNYLDLEQLRFGKRVKINMELAGEMDDKFIPPLILLPFIENAFKHGVQHQTNQTEISIKISVTDDKLHFEISNPKYQAENVSLANQLEHTPKTGGIGLTNTKRRLELLYQDRFELQIDDENNLFFVSLKIPTL is encoded by the coding sequence ATGACTGACACATTGATAGAACTAGAGGAAAGCGCTCATCACTCTACATACAGACGCTTTATGAGACTGCTGAATAAACGCCCCATCATTTATCACATCACCTTTTGGTCGTTGTACTTCCTCTTCAATGTTCTGCGCTGGGGAGCTTATTTCAATGATTACAGTTATTCATTCCAATCTAATCTCATTGGTTTTCCTATTAATATCTTTGAATGCTACTTCCATTCATACTTCCTGTTAACATTTTTTGTTTTTAGGAAAAAGTACTTCTCGTATTTTGTGACGCTTTTCGGAATGCTATTCGTCATGATGATTTTGAGGGTAGAGTTGAACTATTACCTTGTCACTCCTATTGTTTTTCCAGAAGCTTATAAGCCTATTGAAAAATACAGTTTCATTCATAGCACAGTCGTGATGCTAGGCGATATCTATGTAATTGGTTTTACGACTGCCATCAAGTTGGTCATCGACTGGGCAAAAAATCAGAAACTCACCAAAGAACTTGAAAAGAAAACACTGGAAACTGAACTGGATTTTCTCCGTTCGCAAGTGCAGCCACATTTCTTTTTCAATACCTTAAATAATCTTTACGCACTTGTCCTAAGAAAATCTGACAGAGCGCCAGAGGTGATTCTGAAATTATCGGATTTGATGAGTTACATTCTTTATGATATCAATAAGACTAAAAAATCATCTTTATTAAAAGAGCTTTCATACATTCAGAATTACCTAGACCTTGAACAATTGCGCTTCGGGAAGCGTGTAAAAATCAATATGGAATTGGCAGGAGAAATGGATGATAAATTTATTCCTCCACTCATTTTATTGCCTTTCATAGAAAATGCCTTTAAACATGGTGTACAGCACCAAACAAATCAGACTGAAATTAGTATTAAGATCAGTGTAACAGATGATAAACTTCACTTCGAGATCAGCAATCCGAAATACCAAGCTGAAAACGTAAGTCTAGCAAACCAACTTGAACATACGCCAAAAACAGGAGGAATTGGCTTAACCAACACCAAAAGAAGACTTGAACTACTTTATCAGGATAGATTCGAGCTTCAGATTGATGATGAAAACAACCTATTTTTTGTATCACTAAAGATTCCTACGTTATGA
- a CDS encoding LytR/AlgR family response regulator transcription factor, whose protein sequence is MKLRAIIVDDEPLAIDVLKAFTEQIDTLDIKGEFTNPMEAMSYLQNNKVDLIFLDINMPVLNGLDFVKAQEQPPLVIFTTAHREYALEGFELDVCDYLLKPISFHRFLKAVNKAISRKSPAQASSASVSSNSSKNEDEYIFMKVDKKMVKVYFNDILYIESLKDYIKVCTKGGEKLIVHQTLTSITEQLPSADFMRVHRSYTVSFKHIESIEGNFCEIEEKEIPISRLYQTEFRQRVNKKILSN, encoded by the coding sequence ATGAAACTACGTGCTATCATAGTGGACGATGAACCACTAGCTATAGATGTACTTAAGGCTTTTACTGAGCAAATAGATACTTTAGATATTAAAGGAGAGTTTACAAACCCTATGGAGGCGATGTCTTATCTCCAAAATAATAAGGTTGATCTCATTTTTTTAGATATAAATATGCCTGTACTAAATGGGTTGGATTTTGTAAAAGCCCAAGAACAACCTCCTTTAGTGATTTTCACAACAGCACACAGAGAATATGCATTGGAAGGTTTTGAATTGGATGTCTGTGACTATCTACTCAAACCAATTTCATTCCACCGATTCTTGAAAGCAGTCAATAAAGCAATTAGCAGAAAAAGTCCTGCACAAGCTTCATCGGCCTCTGTTTCTTCAAATTCTTCTAAAAATGAAGATGAATATATCTTTATGAAGGTAGATAAGAAAATGGTGAAGGTTTACTTTAATGATATCCTCTATATTGAAAGCCTGAAAGACTATATTAAAGTATGTACAAAAGGTGGTGAAAAGCTCATTGTTCATCAAACGCTCACGAGCATTACGGAACAACTTCCATCAGCAGACTTTATGCGTGTACATCGTTCTTACACGGTCAGCTTTAAGCATATTGAATCTATTGAAGGAAACTTCTGTGAGATTGAAGAAAAAGAAATTCCGATCAGTCGTTTATATCAAACGGAGTTCAGACAACGAGTAAACAAGAAAATCTTGAGTAATTAA
- a CDS encoding cation diffusion facilitator family transporter: MAGSSKKAIFGAIAANTGIAISKFIAAGVTGSSSMLSEGIHSLVDTGNGVLLLVGIKRSQKPADAKHPFGYGKEIYFWSFIVAMLIFALGGGIALYEGIKHIIHPKELGDLTWNYAVLVLAIIFEGTALKVALQEFNKTKGDKGFIQAIRDSKDSSTIAVVIEDTAALLGLAIALICLMLGQYTGNPHFDGIGSCLIGLLLISVSLFFASECKGLLVGEGLGSEDLAKIETILQINPNVEKYRRPLSLFFGPNEVLVNLDVDFKDGLTTPEMEETVDTIEKNIKTAIPTVNRIYIEAENLKIKTTAKPTDSPSAQQNSDEEIE; the protein is encoded by the coding sequence ATGGCAGGTTCATCTAAAAAAGCAATCTTTGGGGCTATAGCCGCCAACACAGGAATTGCAATCAGTAAATTTATTGCCGCAGGGGTTACAGGCTCATCTTCCATGCTTTCAGAAGGGATTCACTCTTTAGTAGATACGGGTAACGGAGTTTTATTATTAGTTGGAATCAAAAGAAGCCAGAAACCTGCAGATGCCAAACATCCATTTGGCTATGGAAAAGAAATCTATTTTTGGAGCTTCATTGTAGCAATGCTCATTTTTGCCTTAGGTGGAGGAATTGCCCTTTACGAAGGAATCAAACATATCATTCACCCTAAAGAACTAGGAGACCTCACTTGGAACTATGCAGTTCTTGTGCTTGCAATCATATTTGAAGGTACGGCACTAAAAGTAGCTCTTCAAGAATTCAATAAAACGAAAGGAGATAAAGGCTTTATCCAAGCTATCCGAGATAGTAAAGATTCATCGACAATTGCCGTAGTAATTGAAGATACGGCTGCTTTACTTGGTCTTGCTATCGCTTTGATCTGTCTAATGCTCGGTCAATACACAGGAAATCCTCACTTTGATGGCATCGGTTCATGTCTTATCGGACTTCTATTGATTAGTGTTTCTCTATTCTTTGCTTCAGAATGTAAAGGACTTTTGGTTGGAGAAGGACTCGGAAGTGAAGACTTGGCTAAAATTGAAACCATACTTCAGATTAACCCTAATGTTGAGAAGTACCGCAGACCACTTTCTTTGTTCTTCGGTCCGAACGAAGTTTTAGTCAACTTAGATGTAGACTTTAAAGATGGTTTGACTACTCCTGAAATGGAAGAAACCGTAGACACCATTGAAAAGAATATTAAAACTGCGATACCAACTGTGAATCGTATTTATATAGAGGCTGAAAATCTTAAAATCAAGACGACGGCTAAACCGACTGACTCGCCTTCAGCGCAGCAAAATTCAGATGAAGAAATAGAGTAG
- a CDS encoding biotin/lipoyl-containing protein, with product MTRKLLIRDLTLRDGQQSLFATRMTQAQVDRLLPYYKDANFYAMEVWGGAVPDSVMRYLGENPWHRLKSIHEAVGGISKLTALSRGRNLFGYTPYTEEIIEGFCKTSINNGLNIMRIFDALNDTNNVKSTIKYVKKYGGIADCAVCYTIDPQYNFTFGDRIKAFLTGKSLPKPVFTDQYFVDKALEMQKLGADMISIKDMSGLIPPMRVATLVKRFKAELNIPVDFHTHCTPGYGLAAVLAAVMSGADIVDTCIWNFAGGSAGVAIELMYVFAQKLGIELDVNMEAVARINQQLIDVRKELKDFDAYDRFPNPFNPLTDTLPAHVDKLFDQAIEAVNKGNEEQLLNICHQIEDHFNFPKPNTKVKDAEVPGGMYSNMVAQLKALQSEEILDEAMKLIPQVRLDAGLPPLVTPTSQIVGAQAVNAALSLKAGKDMYANTSNQFQSLVKGDYGKTPISIKPEFREKICGFKEERPFDTGNYKKQNNPTLAEYGNVKLAETYEEELLLELFPAVAKGYLRNLKKAQWEARKPQEEKVEKVEKAPEKQLQFGRKMTSPMPGKVLDILVKTGDKVERNQPLLVLESMKMENSIYSEYSGYVNNILIEEGQTITSGAIMLDIVKSEDEITAIEMA from the coding sequence ATGACAAGAAAACTCTTAATTCGTGATTTGACGCTTCGCGACGGACAACAGTCGCTATTTGCAACAAGAATGACACAGGCTCAAGTTGACCGTTTACTTCCTTATTACAAAGATGCCAACTTTTATGCGATGGAAGTATGGGGTGGAGCTGTTCCAGATTCTGTAATGCGTTATTTAGGAGAAAATCCTTGGCACCGACTTAAAAGTATCCACGAAGCTGTTGGAGGCATCAGTAAATTGACAGCACTTTCTCGTGGTCGTAACCTCTTCGGATATACCCCATATACAGAAGAGATTATTGAAGGTTTCTGTAAAACTTCAATCAATAATGGTTTGAATATCATGCGTATCTTTGACGCATTGAACGATACAAACAACGTAAAATCAACGATCAAATATGTGAAAAAATACGGCGGTATTGCTGACTGTGCCGTATGTTACACAATTGATCCTCAATATAACTTTACTTTTGGTGACCGTATCAAAGCCTTCTTAACAGGTAAGTCACTTCCTAAGCCTGTCTTCACTGATCAATATTTTGTAGACAAAGCATTAGAAATGCAAAAATTAGGAGCAGACATGATCTCTATCAAAGATATGAGTGGTCTGATTCCTCCGATGCGTGTAGCTACTTTAGTGAAGCGTTTCAAAGCTGAATTGAATATTCCTGTAGACTTCCATACACACTGTACGCCTGGTTACGGGCTTGCTGCTGTATTGGCTGCGGTAATGAGTGGTGCAGATATCGTAGATACTTGTATCTGGAACTTCGCAGGTGGTTCTGCTGGTGTTGCTATCGAGTTGATGTATGTCTTTGCTCAAAAATTGGGTATCGAGCTAGATGTAAACATGGAAGCTGTTGCACGTATCAACCAACAATTGATTGATGTACGTAAAGAGTTGAAAGACTTCGATGCTTATGATCGTTTCCCTAATCCATTCAACCCACTGACAGATACACTGCCAGCACATGTTGATAAACTATTCGATCAAGCAATTGAGGCAGTAAACAAAGGTAACGAAGAGCAACTATTGAATATCTGTCACCAAATTGAAGATCACTTCAACTTCCCTAAGCCAAATACAAAGGTGAAGGATGCCGAGGTACCAGGTGGTATGTATTCAAACATGGTAGCTCAGTTGAAAGCATTGCAGTCTGAAGAAATCTTGGACGAAGCAATGAAGCTGATCCCTCAAGTGCGTTTGGATGCAGGTCTTCCTCCTTTGGTAACTCCTACTAGCCAAATTGTAGGTGCACAAGCAGTAAACGCTGCACTTAGTTTGAAAGCTGGTAAAGACATGTATGCAAATACATCTAACCAATTCCAAAGTTTGGTGAAAGGCGACTACGGTAAAACACCAATCTCTATCAAGCCTGAGTTCAGAGAAAAAATCTGTGGATTTAAAGAAGAACGTCCATTCGATACGGGCAACTACAAAAAGCAAAACAACCCTACCCTTGCGGAGTATGGCAATGTGAAATTGGCTGAAACTTACGAAGAAGAGTTGTTACTAGAGTTGTTCCCTGCAGTAGCTAAAGGTTACTTACGCAACTTGAAAAAAGCACAATGGGAAGCTAGAAAGCCACAAGAAGAAAAAGTTGAGAAGGTAGAAAAAGCACCTGAAAAACAACTTCAGTTTGGTCGTAAAATGACTTCACCAATGCCAGGTAAAGTATTGGATATCCTTGTAAAAACAGGAGACAAAGTTGAGCGTAACCAACCACTACTTGTACTAGAATCTATGAAAATGGAAAATAGTATCTATTCAGAGTATAGTGGTTATGTGAACAACATTCTTATTGAAGAAGGTCAAACAATCACTTCTGGAGCTATTATGCTTGATATTGTGAAATCTGAGGATGAAATTACAGCTATCGAAATGGCTTAA
- a CDS encoding acyltransferase family protein: MQRLQIVDFLKGYSIFTIMIFHFLQYLDVPSPLDKAICFGGTGVHLFVLLSGFGLYYSFIQKPLKYSVFLKRRLSKVYVPYIFIVLLSALISVFTPIYENSLYSLGGHIFLYKMFDESIMVSYGYQLWFMSMILQFYLSFHLLIWLKSKLKNSLFLITSSVISLSWAGFVLLIGKGDERIWSSFFLQYFWEFALGIVIAEKVYKKERLIGENFRHSFFLITGLICSAIYAYLALVAGDFGKLFNDFFALTAYASLAIYIYNLNLKAINSFFLFIGEISLSVYLLHILLLLSISVMADHLGATYIVIFTLLTIAPISMIYQRMINTFFRISKL, from the coding sequence ATGCAACGACTTCAAATTGTAGACTTCTTAAAGGGCTACTCTATTTTCACAATCATGATTTTTCATTTCCTACAATACTTAGATGTGCCTAGTCCACTAGATAAAGCCATCTGTTTTGGAGGAACTGGTGTACACCTTTTTGTACTCCTATCGGGTTTCGGACTCTACTACTCATTTATCCAAAAGCCGCTCAAATATTCTGTATTTCTGAAAAGAAGGCTTTCAAAAGTATATGTACCCTATATCTTCATCGTATTACTTTCAGCTCTAATCTCCGTTTTCACTCCAATTTATGAAAACTCATTATACTCTTTAGGCGGACACATATTTCTCTATAAAATGTTTGATGAAAGCATTATGGTTTCGTACGGATATCAACTTTGGTTTATGTCTATGATTCTTCAATTTTACTTGAGTTTTCATCTACTCATTTGGCTGAAATCGAAATTAAAAAACAGCCTTTTCCTAATTACAAGCTCAGTGATAAGCTTAAGCTGGGCAGGATTTGTACTGCTTATTGGTAAAGGAGATGAACGTATTTGGAGTAGCTTTTTCTTACAATATTTCTGGGAATTTGCATTGGGTATCGTGATTGCCGAAAAAGTATACAAAAAAGAACGCTTGATTGGTGAAAACTTCAGACATAGCTTTTTCCTTATCACAGGGCTTATCTGCTCCGCTATTTATGCCTATTTAGCATTAGTCGCAGGTGATTTTGGCAAACTATTTAATGACTTCTTTGCCTTAACAGCCTACGCATCTTTAGCTATTTATATTTATAACTTGAACCTAAAAGCAATAAACTCATTCTTTCTATTCATAGGAGAAATTTCACTTTCAGTTTACCTACTTCACATACTTCTTCTGCTTAGTATTTCTGTAATGGCAGATCATTTGGGAGCTACTTACATTGTCATATTCACTTTACTAACAATTGCTCCTATTTCAATGATTTATCAACGAATGATCAATACTTTTTTTAGAATTAGTAAACTCTAA
- a CDS encoding MutS-related protein: protein MGKTKERTRLKDSFGRLKDESFYFNDITQFFNRKDKSNAFHVISEEVCSDLDFEELFMFLDRTNSKVGQQYLYHKLRTIPQGDHALSYKERLINIFTEDEEFRIETQLELSKLNKRGAYSLADLFQSEFVQAPKWFSIFPMLSFIGVTSLLFSFAQPNLFIIFLATFSINSIIHYWNKKTVYNYIGAIPHFFSLCLVAKRLYKKDVFKQLNPKLEGAIQEMNQIRRKMVFFRLESSMQGEYGIILWWLIELLKIGFLLEPIFLFSVLRRLEHQRKECEEVFSFVGEIDCLLSVASLRSGLSSYSFPSLNASRVSAEQVYHPLIPNCVTNSIDLVDKSILLTGSNMSGKTSFIRTIGVSVLTGLTINTCFAKSMIFPRLRLHSAIRISDDLMNNKSYYFEEVLRIKEILDASHDSSNLFLLDEIFKGTNTIERIATGKAVLSKLASPNNFVFVATHDIELTELLANDYEQYHFSEAVSENTIDFDYKLKQGKLKNRNAIRILQVNDYPSDLIQEAYAIVEELDVHYGVSR, encoded by the coding sequence ATGGGAAAAACAAAAGAGCGTACACGTTTAAAAGATTCGTTTGGGAGATTGAAAGATGAAAGCTTTTATTTCAATGATATCACTCAATTTTTTAATCGAAAAGATAAGAGTAACGCATTTCATGTCATATCGGAAGAAGTGTGTAGCGATCTAGATTTTGAAGAACTGTTTATGTTTCTAGATCGTACAAATTCTAAGGTTGGTCAACAGTACCTTTATCATAAACTACGAACGATACCTCAAGGCGATCATGCTTTGTCATACAAGGAACGGTTGATAAATATTTTTACTGAAGATGAAGAATTTAGGATTGAAACACAGTTAGAATTATCGAAACTGAATAAAAGGGGAGCTTATTCTTTAGCAGATTTATTTCAATCTGAATTTGTACAAGCTCCTAAGTGGTTTTCTATTTTCCCGATGCTTTCCTTTATTGGAGTAACTTCTCTATTATTTTCATTTGCTCAGCCCAACTTATTCATCATATTTTTAGCAACTTTTTCTATCAATTCCATTATTCACTATTGGAATAAAAAAACGGTATATAACTACATCGGAGCTATCCCTCATTTTTTTAGTTTATGCCTAGTCGCAAAAAGGCTTTACAAAAAAGATGTATTCAAACAACTCAATCCTAAGTTGGAAGGTGCCATACAAGAAATGAATCAGATCAGACGTAAAATGGTATTTTTCAGATTGGAGAGTTCAATGCAAGGAGAGTACGGAATTATTCTTTGGTGGTTGATTGAACTCTTAAAAATAGGTTTTCTATTAGAGCCAATTTTTTTATTCTCGGTTTTAAGGCGTTTGGAACATCAAAGAAAGGAATGTGAAGAGGTATTTAGTTTTGTGGGAGAAATTGATTGTTTGTTATCTGTTGCTTCGTTGAGAAGTGGTTTGTCAAGTTATTCATTCCCTTCTTTAAATGCATCAAGAGTAAGTGCAGAACAGGTTTATCATCCTTTAATTCCGAATTGTGTGACGAATAGTATTGATTTAGTAGATAAGTCAATTTTACTGACAGGTTCTAATATGTCGGGAAAAACGTCTTTCATCAGAACAATAGGAGTTAGTGTGCTAACAGGTCTGACAATCAATACTTGTTTTGCAAAATCTATGATATTTCCCCGATTGCGTTTGCATTCAGCAATCCGAATCAGCGACGATCTAATGAATAATAAGAGTTATTATTTTGAGGAAGTACTGAGGATAAAAGAAATACTTGATGCTAGCCATGATAGTTCTAACTTATTTCTTCTAGACGAGATTTTTAAAGGAACGAATACAATTGAACGTATAGCAACAGGAAAAGCTGTTTTATCTAAATTAGCTTCTCCAAATAACTTTGTATTTGTTGCAACTCATGATATTGAACTGACAGAACTATTAGCGAACGATTACGAGCAATATCATTTTAGTGAAGCTGTGAGTGAAAATACAATTGACTTCGATTATAAACTGAAGCAAGGAAAACTGAAAAATAGAAATGCGATTCGGATTCTTCAAGTCAATGATTATCCATCCGATTTGATTCAGGAAGCTTATGCTATTGTGGAAGAATTGGATGTTCATTACGGAGTAAGTAGATAA
- a CDS encoding divalent cation tolerance protein CutA, with translation MIVLHIVSDNQEQANEIITDLLQNKLIINAISSKIEEMTTDEEGEIVSKSKFLIMGKTKALLFEKIDTFLNKKYKENMPTLYSVPIVNMDWDQAHELVEGTAKV, from the coding sequence ATGATAGTACTTCACATCGTATCTGATAATCAAGAACAAGCAAATGAGATCATTACAGATCTTCTTCAAAACAAATTGATCATTAATGCAATTTCCTCCAAGATTGAAGAAATGACCACCGATGAAGAAGGAGAAATAGTGAGTAAGTCTAAGTTTTTAATAATGGGAAAGACAAAAGCCTTGTTATTTGAAAAAATAGATACATTCCTGAATAAAAAATACAAAGAGAATATGCCAACCTTGTACTCAGTTCCGATTGTAAATATGGATTGGGATCAAGCTCACGAGCTAGTGGAAGGTACCGCAAAAGTATAA
- a CDS encoding inorganic phosphate transporter, which produces MENYYLVIVVLMLLLAIFDLIVGVSNDAVNFLTSAVGSKAASFKRIIIVASCGIFLGAISSGGMMEIAKKGIFNPSLFSFQNIIFIYVVVMVSDIFLLDLFNSLKLPTSTTISIVFELLGASLATSFLIVYDQGLPVNEWLEFINTKKAGEMIVAIFVSVLVAFSVGWLVQYILRLAVTFEYKKHMRIGGSIFGGLSVFIVINFIVNVAFKHSPLKNSEILVFLSSNTLGLFLITFTLAFLFFFLKSKKEGFDTFQVITMLGTFALAMAFASNDLVNFIGVPLAGLEAFVIWKDTGVSASAYKMEVFNDATQQLPFVIVLLVAAGIIMSLVLWTSKKAKNVIQTTVNLSRQADGVERFNGNIASRGAIKFVTAITKVITSLVPEAIKIAIERRYKREQRINVGAKELPPAFDLVRASVNLIVAAWLITLGTSLKLPLSTTYVSFMVVMGTSLADRAWNQDSAVYRVSGVFTVILGWFITALTALGISALLAVIVYYYEFVGVVIITILSAFGIFMVNRLTNNEVEAEIAIQLPTNWYVMSQKELGQALEEQLKDLSNYVFDFEQKLTNAIIKYDHKTIKELDDVVSKHNEQNLYYQAALIRQLRNVEVKDLEAGKILLTFYVEENEILRELSEAIKLAKQHVLNMHTPLDDLQIGTFHEYISLFEVFNNEIQPSNGNTLSVLQQQNKAIDAYVEKGINLQLQGLSEQKYTYKNSRLFLGSIIRHLHVSEYIIGLYTLIFPQEGGE; this is translated from the coding sequence ATGGAAAATTACTACTTGGTCATTGTCGTATTAATGCTACTTTTAGCCATTTTTGATCTGATTGTAGGTGTATCCAATGATGCTGTAAACTTTCTGACTTCTGCTGTGGGTTCAAAAGCCGCAAGTTTCAAGCGAATTATCATCGTTGCTTCTTGTGGTATTTTTCTAGGTGCTATTTCCTCGGGTGGCATGATGGAAATTGCTAAAAAAGGCATTTTCAATCCATCACTTTTCAGCTTTCAGAATATCATTTTTATTTATGTTGTGGTAATGGTCTCAGATATTTTTCTTTTAGATCTATTCAACTCTCTGAAGCTTCCTACTTCCACAACCATATCTATTGTATTTGAGCTATTAGGTGCTTCTTTAGCAACCTCATTTCTGATTGTATATGACCAAGGACTTCCTGTAAATGAATGGTTGGAGTTTATTAATACAAAGAAGGCAGGAGAGATGATTGTCGCCATTTTTGTATCGGTATTGGTTGCCTTTTCGGTAGGATGGTTGGTGCAGTATATTTTGAGGTTGGCAGTCACTTTTGAGTATAAGAAACACATGCGGATAGGAGGTTCTATTTTTGGAGGACTATCGGTATTTATTGTGATCAATTTTATCGTAAATGTGGCCTTCAAGCATTCACCACTAAAAAATAGTGAGATTCTCGTTTTTCTAAGTTCAAATACTCTAGGGCTGTTTCTTATCACTTTTACATTGGCCTTTCTATTTTTCTTTTTAAAGTCTAAAAAAGAAGGATTTGATACTTTTCAGGTCATTACCATGTTGGGAACATTTGCCTTGGCAATGGCTTTTGCTAGTAATGACCTTGTCAATTTTATAGGTGTGCCACTCGCGGGTTTAGAGGCTTTTGTGATTTGGAAAGATACAGGAGTTTCTGCTTCAGCATACAAAATGGAGGTTTTCAATGATGCTACGCAGCAACTTCCTTTTGTCATAGTTCTTTTGGTGGCTGCAGGGATTATTATGTCGCTTGTTTTATGGACATCTAAAAAAGCCAAGAATGTTATTCAGACCACTGTAAACCTGAGTAGACAAGCCGATGGAGTGGAACGTTTTAATGGAAATATAGCATCTAGAGGAGCGATCAAGTTTGTGACTGCGATAACCAAAGTGATAACATCTTTGGTGCCCGAGGCAATCAAAATAGCAATAGAAAGAAGGTATAAGCGAGAGCAGAGGATTAATGTAGGTGCGAAGGAATTGCCACCTGCTTTTGACCTTGTTCGTGCTTCGGTCAATCTCATAGTTGCAGCATGGTTAATCACTTTAGGAACAAGTCTAAAATTACCACTATCGACTACGTACGTTTCATTTATGGTCGTTATGGGTACATCTTTGGCCGATCGAGCATGGAATCAAGATAGTGCGGTATATCGTGTTTCAGGGGTATTTACAGTGATTTTAGGTTGGTTTATTACCGCTCTTACGGCATTGGGTATTTCTGCTCTATTAGCTGTGATCGTATATTATTACGAGTTTGTAGGAGTGGTAATCATTACTATACTTTCTGCTTTTGGGATTTTTATGGTTAACCGATTGACCAATAATGAAGTTGAGGCTGAAATAGCGATTCAGTTACCGACAAATTGGTATGTGATGTCTCAGAAGGAATTGGGGCAGGCGTTGGAAGAACAGTTAAAAGATTTGAGCAATTATGTATTTGATTTTGAACAGAAATTAACGAATGCGATCATCAAATATGACCATAAGACGATCAAAGAGCTGGATGATGTGGTATCGAAACACAATGAACAGAATCTGTATTATCAAGCCGCACTGATTCGTCAACTCAGAAATGTAGAAGTTAAAGATCTGGAAGCAGGGAAAATCCTATTGACATTTTATGTGGAAGAAAATGAAATTCTAAGAGAGTTGAGTGAAGCTATAAAATTAGCAAAACAGCATGTCTTGAATATGCATACTCCTTTGGACGACTTACAAATTGGTACTTTCCATGAGTATATCTCACTTTTTGAGGTATTTAATAATGAGATACAACCATCAAATGGAAATACGCTTTCAGTTCTTCAGCAGCAAAACAAGGCAATAGATGCTTATGTAGAAAAAGGAATTAACCTTCAGCTTCAGGGATTATCTGAGCAAAAATATACCTATAAAAATAGTCGTCTATTCTTAGGATCAATCATCAGACATTTACATGTGAGCGAATACATTATAGGTTTATATACCTTAATTTTTCCACAAGAAGGCGGTGAATAG